One window from the genome of Deinococcus sp. NW-56 encodes:
- a CDS encoding carotenoid biosynthesis protein, with amino-acid sequence MTLRLSPTLLRFGLAFAALGVAFLGALLVLRGTALGWGLIAVAFPASLGLALAGDALGGDFGGTLRARWGALAAQMRPWMWWLCAYAALKIPVPLWPEGFPVLGLLSTVALCVAGWLYAAERVGSRRAWAMAALSFVVGWGVELLGSRTGFPFGIYSYATSPPPTLLTVPLIVPLGWFALTLAATRLAGGRAWLAGVLMVAWDVGLEPLMTAERYWLWSDPAPLWAGAPLQNFVGWWGVGTGLAWAFTRIAPGLFGLRRRAWSLPIQHRGEARVTATVSLVRVESAPRPDLSRLSFAAAYPIELFFLPGGLVLVGRYVEAGVTLGAMLAALTLARAVRGRA; translated from the coding sequence TTGACCCTGCGCCTCTCCCCCACCCTCCTCCGTTTCGGTCTCGCCTTCGCTGCGCTGGGTGTCGCTTTCCTGGGGGCGCTGCTCGTCCTGCGGGGTACGGCGCTGGGATGGGGCCTGATCGCCGTGGCCTTTCCCGCGTCGCTGGGGCTGGCGCTGGCTGGGGACGCGCTGGGGGGCGACTTCGGGGGCACGTTGCGGGCGCGGTGGGGGGCGCTCGCGGCGCAGATGCGGCCGTGGATGTGGTGGCTCTGTGCCTACGCCGCCCTCAAGATTCCGGTGCCCCTCTGGCCGGAGGGGTTCCCGGTGCTGGGGCTGCTCAGCACGGTCGCGCTGTGTGTGGCCGGGTGGCTGTATGCCGCCGAGCGGGTGGGGTCGCGGCGGGCGTGGGCGATGGCGGCGCTGTCGTTTGTGGTCGGCTGGGGGGTGGAGTTGCTGGGCAGCCGCACCGGGTTTCCCTTCGGCATTTACTCCTACGCGACCTCGCCGCCGCCCACGCTGCTGACGGTGCCGCTGATCGTGCCGCTGGGCTGGTTCGCGCTGACGCTGGCGGCCACCCGGCTGGCGGGAGGGCGGGCGTGGCTGGCGGGGGTGCTGATGGTCGCGTGGGACGTGGGCCTGGAGCCGCTGATGACCGCCGAGCGCTACTGGCTCTGGAGCGACCCCGCGCCGCTGTGGGCCGGAGCGCCCCTGCAAAACTTCGTGGGCTGGTGGGGGGTCGGGACGGGGCTGGCCTGGGCCTTTACCCGGATCGCGCCGGGGTTGTTCGGGCTGAGACGGCGGGCCTGGAGCCTCCCCATCCAGCATCGGGGGGAGGCCAGGGTGACGGCCACTGTCAGCCTCGTCCGCGTGGAGTCCGCTCCTCGCCCCGACCTCTCGCGCCTCTCCTTTGCCGCTGCCTACCCCATTGAACTGTTCTTCCTGCCAGGAGGACTGGTCCTCGTCGGGCGGTACGTGGAGGCCGGGGTCACGCTGGGGGCGATGCTGGCGGCCCTGACCCTCGCGCGGGCCGTGCGGGGGAGGGCATGA
- a CDS encoding 1-acyl-sn-glycerol-3-phosphate acyltransferase, whose translation MTPDPVAAMLRASIRRSLHTGLGGVWVRGSWPTGGAVLAPNHHSWWDGYVLRELSWQVGAEARVLMQPQQLAHYPFLRRVGALGADELRAAVRAARAGAWVVVFPEGALQPAGSPRELRPGAGWIARQAGVPLVPVALRVGLRGRPRPEAYLRFGAAATAEGLAEALARDLGALDADLAASDPERPLAGYLHVCGSPLPDPARPDLPSRLLARLTHPGPGRRR comes from the coding sequence ATGACCCCCGATCCGGTCGCGGCGATGCTGCGGGCCTCCATCCGCCGTAGCCTCCACACCGGGCTGGGGGGCGTGTGGGTGCGGGGAAGCTGGCCGACGGGCGGAGCGGTGCTCGCCCCCAACCATCACTCGTGGTGGGACGGGTACGTGCTGCGCGAACTTTCCTGGCAGGTGGGGGCCGAGGCCCGCGTGCTGATGCAGCCCCAGCAGCTTGCCCATTACCCCTTCTTGCGGCGGGTGGGGGCGCTGGGCGCGGACGAGCTGCGGGCGGCGGTCCGGGCAGCGCGGGCGGGGGCGTGGGTGGTGGTCTTTCCGGAGGGGGCCTTGCAGCCTGCCGGCTCCCCCCGCGAGCTGCGGCCCGGCGCGGGCTGGATCGCGCGGCAGGCGGGGGTGCCGCTCGTCCCCGTCGCCCTGCGGGTGGGCCTGCGGGGACGCCCCCGGCCGGAAGCCTACCTGCGCTTCGGGGCAGCGGCGACCGCCGAGGGGCTGGCCGAAGCCCTCGCCCGCGACCTCGGGGCGCTCGATGCCGACCTCGCGGCGAGTGACCCGGAACGTCCGCTCGCCGGATACCTGCACGTCTGCGGGTCGCCGCTGCCCGATCCGGCGCGGCCCGACCTCCCCAGCCGCCTGCTCGCCCGGTTGACCCACCCCGGACCAGGACGGCGGCGGTGA
- a CDS encoding glycosyltransferase family 2 protein — MRRPDLARAYRLTAAGFFGYKALTLLVNALTYPRLRPRPLPPKRPRVSLLVPARNEAHNLPHTLPGLLAQGAEEVLVLDDGSTDGTAEVAARLGARVLTGAPLPPGWHGKPWACQQLGEAATGEVLIFTDADVEWHPGALGAVLHEFARSGADFLSVYPRQRNETLGERLLTPLVDAVLLTFLPHPLLRFPHPSAAAANGQLLVLRRETYCRVGGHALVRSELLEDVAFASRVKARGGRLGLALGRGVLEVRMYRSYPDSVGGFGKNVGSFHGRSRALLAASLGWHLAAYTLPWLLPGKAPGVWPLRLAGLAERTAVNLLTGRRRPADLAEGLLAPVTPLLALPVYRRAMRRKVAWKGRKYEQ, encoded by the coding sequence GTGAGGCGACCCGACCTCGCCCGCGCTTATCGCCTCACGGCGGCGGGCTTTTTCGGGTACAAGGCGCTAACCCTCCTCGTCAACGCGCTGACCTATCCCCGGCTGCGGCCCCGGCCCCTCCCCCCGAAGCGGCCCCGCGTCTCGCTGCTGGTGCCTGCGCGGAACGAGGCCCACAACCTCCCCCACACGCTGCCGGGCCTGCTCGCGCAGGGAGCGGAGGAGGTGCTGGTCCTCGACGACGGCAGCACGGACGGCACCGCCGAGGTGGCGGCGCGGCTGGGAGCGCGGGTCCTCACGGGTGCTCCCCTCCCCCCCGGCTGGCACGGCAAGCCCTGGGCCTGTCAGCAACTGGGGGAGGCGGCGACGGGCGAAGTCCTGATCTTCACCGACGCGGACGTGGAGTGGCACCCCGGCGCCCTGGGCGCGGTGCTCCACGAGTTTGCCCGTTCGGGGGCCGACTTCCTGAGCGTCTATCCCCGGCAGCGCAACGAGACGTTGGGCGAGCGGCTGCTCACGCCGCTGGTGGACGCGGTGCTGCTGACCTTCTTGCCCCACCCGCTGCTGCGCTTTCCGCACCCCAGCGCCGCCGCCGCCAACGGGCAACTGCTCGTGCTGCGGCGGGAGACCTACTGCCGGGTGGGGGGGCACGCGCTGGTGCGCTCGGAACTGCTGGAGGACGTGGCCTTTGCCAGCCGGGTCAAGGCGCGGGGTGGACGGCTGGGGCTGGCGCTGGGGCGCGGAGTGCTGGAGGTGCGGATGTACCGCAGTTACCCGGACTCGGTGGGGGGCTTCGGCAAGAACGTGGGGTCCTTTCACGGGCGCTCGCGGGCGCTGCTGGCCGCCTCGCTGGGGTGGCACCTCGCGGCGTACACGCTGCCCTGGCTGCTGCCGGGAAAGGCGCCGGGGGTCTGGCCCCTGCGCCTCGCGGGGCTGGCCGAGCGCACGGCGGTCAACCTGCTGACCGGGCGCCGCAGGCCCGCCGACCTCGCCGAGGGGCTGCTCGCGCCCGTCACGCCCCTGCTGGCGCTGCCCGTGTATCGTCGGGCCATGCGGCGCAAGGTGGCCTGGAAGGGCCGGAAGTACGAGCAATGA
- a CDS encoding NAD(P)/FAD-dependent oxidoreductase, with amino-acid sequence MSPRTRHIAVIGAGFAGLAAALRLAQAGARVTVLDALERPGGKAALGYEDFSSGPTVVTMPQVFRGLHARLGLELPPLEPARPTTTYHAPSGRTFAPEALHVAGSLEPTLAQLSRQEARDYARLLGAARRMYRDAAPTFIFGPPPSRARLARYALTRGHRAAPWSSLARFVRSGPFLTPFWLRFATYLGADPYRAPAVLHNISWVELGYGVWHLEGGLGALAGRLYERAAALGVRFEFGTAVRSLSAHGGQVLGAHTSRGAFAADAWVSAADRALTRSWLGLPPDPAPRGLSGFALQLRLSENRGHAHHIFWPTDYAREWRDIRAGRLPSDPTLYLHLDGDRAFLLVNAPPRPEAVGDAQSYGEFLLRGLQARFPLEVTEWRPLSPADYARTGVGGALYGQAPHGLTGSLRPGWTLPGARNLVQVGGTVHPGGGVPLSILSGWNGAGQVLGLPYDDLGGRDVPGEGETWPG; translated from the coding sequence GTGAGCCCCCGGACCCGCCACATCGCCGTCATCGGGGCGGGCTTCGCGGGCCTCGCGGCGGCGCTGCGGCTGGCGCAGGCCGGGGCCAGGGTTACCGTCCTCGACGCCCTGGAGCGGCCTGGCGGCAAAGCGGCGCTGGGCTACGAGGACTTTTCCAGCGGCCCCACCGTGGTCACCATGCCGCAGGTGTTCCGGGGCCTGCACGCCCGGCTGGGGCTGGAGCTGCCCCCGCTGGAGCCGGCCCGCCCCACCACGACCTACCACGCCCCCTCGGGCCGCACCTTCGCGCCCGAGGCGCTGCACGTGGCCGGAAGCCTGGAGCCGACGCTGGCGCAGCTCTCCCGCCAGGAGGCCCGCGACTACGCCCGGCTGCTGGGGGCAGCCCGGCGGATGTACCGGGACGCCGCCCCCACCTTCATCTTCGGGCCGCCGCCAAGTCGCGCCCGGCTCGCCCGCTACGCCCTCACGCGGGGACACCGGGCCGCCCCGTGGAGCAGTCTCGCCCGCTTCGTGCGCAGTGGCCCCTTTCTGACCCCCTTCTGGCTGCGCTTTGCGACCTACCTGGGGGCCGACCCGTACCGCGCTCCAGCGGTGCTGCACAACATTTCCTGGGTGGAGCTGGGCTACGGGGTCTGGCACCTGGAAGGCGGGCTGGGGGCGCTCGCCGGGCGCCTTTACGAGCGGGCGGCGGCGCTGGGCGTGCGCTTCGAGTTCGGGACGGCGGTGCGGTCGCTCAGCGCCCACGGCGGGCAGGTGCTGGGGGCACACACCAGCCGGGGAGCCTTCGCCGCCGACGCCTGGGTCAGCGCCGCCGACCGTGCCCTCACGCGCAGCTGGCTGGGGCTGCCCCCGGACCCCGCCCCGCGCGGCCTGAGCGGCTTTGCCCTGCAACTGCGGCTCTCGGAGAACCGGGGCCACGCCCACCACATCTTCTGGCCGACCGACTACGCCCGCGAGTGGCGCGACATCCGGGCGGGGCGGCTGCCAAGCGACCCCACCCTCTACCTGCACCTCGACGGCGACCGGGCCTTCCTGCTCGTGAACGCGCCGCCGCGACCGGAGGCCGTCGGGGACGCGCAGTCCTACGGCGAGTTCCTGCTGCGGGGGCTGCAGGCCCGTTTTCCGCTGGAGGTGACCGAGTGGCGGCCCCTCTCCCCCGCCGACTACGCCCGCACCGGGGTGGGGGGAGCGCTGTACGGGCAGGCCCCGCACGGCCTGACCGGGAGCCTGCGCCCCGGCTGGACGCTGCCCGGCGCCCGCAATCTGGTGCAGGTGGGGGGCACGGTGCACCCCGGCGGGGGAGTCCCCCTCTCGATTCTCAGCGGCTGGAACGGGGCCGGGCAGGTGCTGGGCCTGCCCTACGACGACCTGGGGGGCCGGGACGTGCCGGGAGAGGGAGAAACGTGGCCGGGCTGA
- a CDS encoding cytochrome P450, protein MAGLTPLAALPEPPPRPGSGHLQDWARAPLPLLEEGARRARDGGGSLFRLRLGLPAVLGFGPEWNRRVLTDLPTFRSAGTFPRLVPFIAGGIVLTDAPEHRARRGVLNPAFGRAELEALRERVRLARPPVPTGEFDALEWADRAVLRMLNASYFSGEFPEALLHAFLAPLRRPFPHPALPRPRLFGQVRAELNWLALRRQAAGGGDDLLARLAPLPGGLAEVRISLAAAHDTTTHALAWTMWHLARHPEWHTRAGHPAALKETLRLYPPGWMGSRRLGTALEWEGVHLPRGTLVLYSPYLSARDPERWEAPGEFRPQRWQKAPPAWTYLPFGGGERTCLGMHLAHLIILEALSALPALSPMGDDPLPWAGVTLGPVGPVRVRSAGGSAP, encoded by the coding sequence GTGGCCGGGCTGACCCCCCTCGCGGCCCTGCCCGAACCGCCCCCCCGTCCCGGCTCCGGTCACCTCCAGGACTGGGCGCGCGCGCCGCTGCCTCTGCTGGAGGAGGGAGCGCGGCGGGCACGGGACGGGGGCGGGAGCCTCTTCCGGCTGCGGCTGGGGCTTCCGGCGGTGCTGGGCTTCGGCCCGGAGTGGAACCGCCGGGTGCTCACCGACCTCCCCACCTTTCGCAGCGCGGGCACCTTTCCGCGCCTGGTGCCCTTTATCGCGGGCGGCATCGTCCTGACCGACGCGCCGGAGCACCGCGCCCGACGGGGGGTCCTGAATCCGGCATTCGGCCGCGCGGAGCTGGAAGCCCTGCGTGAGCGGGTGCGCCTGGCCCGGCCCCCCGTCCCCACCGGCGAGTTCGACGCACTGGAGTGGGCCGACCGCGCCGTGCTGCGGATGCTGAACGCGTCGTACTTCAGCGGCGAGTTTCCGGAAGCGCTGCTGCACGCCTTTCTTGCCCCGTTGAGGCGACCGTTCCCCCACCCAGCCCTTCCCCGGCCCCGGCTGTTCGGGCAGGTGCGGGCCGAGTTGAACTGGCTGGCCCTGCGGCGGCAGGCAGCGGGAGGAGGCGACGATCTGCTCGCCCGTCTCGCCCCCCTTCCCGGCGGGCTGGCGGAGGTGCGGATCAGCCTCGCCGCCGCGCACGACACCACCACGCACGCGCTGGCCTGGACGATGTGGCACCTCGCCCGGCATCCGGAGTGGCACACGCGGGCAGGGCATCCCGCCGCCCTCAAGGAGACCCTGCGCCTCTATCCCCCCGGCTGGATGGGCAGCCGCCGCCTGGGGACAGCACTGGAGTGGGAAGGCGTGCATCTGCCGCGCGGCACCCTCGTGCTGTACAGCCCCTACCTCAGCGCCCGCGACCCGGAGCGCTGGGAGGCCCCCGGCGAGTTCCGGCCCCAGCGCTGGCAGAAGGCGCCCCCAGCCTGGACCTACCTGCCCTTCGGCGGCGGCGAGCGCACCTGCCTGGGAATGCACCTCGCGCACCTGATCATTCTGGAAGCTCTCTCCGCGTTGCCCGCGCTGTCGCCTATGGGCGACGACCCGCTGCCCTGGGCCGGAGTGACGCTGGGACCGGTGGGACCCGTGCGGGTGCGGTCGGCTGGAGGGTCGGCGCCGTGA
- a CDS encoding DUF418 domain-containing protein, which yields MSLPAEPAPSPAPESGPPRPVTAGDRSPLPDVLRGLALLGILIVNVQDFAGFREWTQTGLDRAVQVVTDIFFNGRSISLFAMLFGWGAAGLLTRHGSGLLTRRLLVLLGLGTLHGVLVWHGDIISNYALLAFALLVTVRLSTRALLGLAGVLGVYWLGSGVLLALAYQTSARLRTAGLPDLTAGMTYAEVVAGRAATFLDDLIGGSLYNGPWLIALFLLGAAAQRSGLLTRPHEHRPLLRRLAVWGLGLGLPLGVLLAWLNTRTSLAAGLIAIPVRMGGGLASALGYVGVLGLLAVQGRLGPLRAFAASGRVALTSYILQSLVMTTVFYPYAGAQFGRWGAAPAVLLALGVALAQLPLSGWMLRTWGSGPLERLVRTLVYGRKR from the coding sequence ATGAGCCTCCCCGCTGAACCCGCCCCCAGCCCCGCACCGGAGTCCGGCCCGCCGCGTCCGGTGACGGCAGGGGACCGCTCGCCGCTGCCGGACGTGCTGCGGGGGCTGGCGCTGCTGGGCATCCTGATCGTCAACGTGCAGGATTTTGCAGGCTTCCGGGAATGGACCCAGACGGGCCTGGACCGCGCCGTACAGGTGGTCACCGACATTTTTTTCAATGGGCGTTCCATCAGCCTGTTCGCCATGCTGTTCGGCTGGGGGGCGGCGGGGCTGCTGACCCGGCACGGCTCGGGCCTCCTGACCCGGCGGCTGCTGGTGCTGCTGGGGCTGGGCACCCTGCATGGGGTGCTGGTGTGGCACGGCGACATCATTTCCAACTACGCGCTGCTGGCGTTTGCCCTGCTGGTCACGGTGCGCCTCTCCACGCGGGCGCTGCTGGGCCTCGCCGGGGTGCTGGGGGTGTACTGGCTGGGGTCGGGGGTGCTGCTGGCGTTGGCCTACCAGACCAGCGCCCGTCTGCGCACGGCGGGATTGCCCGACCTCACCGCGGGCATGACCTATGCGGAGGTCGTGGCCGGACGTGCGGCGACCTTCCTTGACGACCTGATCGGGGGCAGCCTGTACAACGGCCCGTGGCTGATCGCGCTGTTTCTGCTGGGTGCGGCCGCGCAGCGCAGCGGCCTGCTGACCCGCCCCCACGAGCACCGACCCTTGCTGCGCCGCCTCGCGGTCTGGGGGCTGGGGTTGGGACTGCCGCTGGGGGTGCTGCTCGCCTGGCTGAATACACGGACCAGCCTCGCCGCTGGCCTGATCGCCATTCCGGTCCGCATGGGCGGGGGCCTCGCCAGTGCGCTGGGGTATGTGGGGGTGCTGGGCCTGCTGGCCGTCCAGGGCCGCCTGGGTCCCCTGCGGGCCTTCGCCGCCAGCGGACGCGTCGCGCTGACAAGCTACATCTTGCAGAGCCTGGTCATGACCACGGTCTTCTACCCCTACGCCGGGGCGCAGTTCGGACGCTGGGGGGCCGCTCCCGCCGTGCTGCTGGCCCTGGGCGTCGCCCTCGCGCAACTCCCCCTGAGTGGGTGGATGTTGCGGACCTGGGGCAGCGGGCCGCTCGAACGGCTGGTGCGGACGTTGGTGTACGGCAGGAAACGCTGA
- a CDS encoding menaquinone biosynthesis decarboxylase, producing the protein MAFPDIQSFMRLLEERGELVRVSVPVNRELEITEIADRLVKQGGPAVLFENVVGSDFPLVIGLMGTRERTALALGVSDLDDLAAKIRHLIDLKGSGGLGGLLGNVGKLRDAMNLPPRRVKSGPAQEVIWRGDEVDLDKLPILKCWPQDGGPFVTLPLVITKDPETGERNMGMYRMQVMGRNVTGMHWQRHKTGTKHLEKAKRLGKRLEVAVALGGDPALIYAATAPLPPVPGLDEFAVAGYLRGQRYPVMKGVTVDLDVPANAEFILEGYVDPQEDWAMEGPFGDHTGFYTLPDLYPRFHVTAVTMRRQPVYPATIVGRPPMEDAYLIEASERLFLPAAQLILPEIVDYHMPPAGVAHNLVFVSIKKSYPGQAYKVANGLFGLGQMMFAKVIVVVDEDVTVNDFAAVWREVVEKAGPGRDTLTTRGPTDVLDHSSRGWGYGGKLIIDATTKLPEEVGSGVSSREEQGHDRAGESLFTPSPVTDLPGFDGVLAQRHTPDGYWYVALDKTRPGQARELAEAFAAHPAARGVRHLLIGDAQTDVANEQDVWWTVLNNIDPERDVWTLPTPGGGLLAWDGARKLPEEGFVRECPPKIEMTPEVQRRVEARWHLYGLPEKWR; encoded by the coding sequence ATGGCCTTTCCCGATATTCAGAGCTTCATGCGGCTGCTGGAAGAGCGCGGCGAACTCGTTCGCGTCTCCGTTCCAGTGAACCGCGAGCTGGAAATCACCGAAATTGCCGACCGCCTCGTCAAGCAGGGTGGCCCGGCGGTCCTCTTCGAGAACGTGGTGGGCAGCGACTTTCCCCTCGTCATCGGCCTGATGGGCACCCGCGAGCGCACGGCGCTGGCCCTTGGCGTCTCTGACCTCGACGACCTCGCGGCCAAAATCCGGCACCTGATCGACCTCAAGGGGTCGGGGGGCCTCGGCGGGCTGCTGGGGAATGTGGGCAAGCTGCGGGACGCGATGAACCTCCCGCCCCGCCGGGTGAAATCCGGCCCCGCCCAGGAGGTCATCTGGCGCGGCGACGAGGTGGACCTCGACAAGCTCCCCATCCTGAAATGCTGGCCCCAGGACGGTGGCCCCTTCGTCACCCTGCCCCTCGTCATCACCAAGGACCCCGAAACCGGCGAACGCAACATGGGCATGTACCGGATGCAGGTCATGGGCAGGAACGTCACTGGAATGCACTGGCAGCGTCACAAGACGGGGACCAAGCATCTGGAGAAAGCCAAGCGGCTGGGTAAACGGCTGGAGGTGGCCGTCGCCCTCGGCGGTGACCCTGCCCTGATCTACGCGGCGACCGCCCCACTGCCCCCTGTCCCCGGCCTGGACGAGTTTGCGGTGGCAGGCTACCTGCGCGGTCAGCGGTATCCGGTGATGAAGGGCGTCACGGTGGACCTCGACGTGCCCGCCAACGCCGAGTTCATCCTCGAAGGCTATGTGGACCCGCAGGAGGACTGGGCGATGGAAGGGCCGTTCGGCGACCATACCGGCTTCTACACGCTCCCCGACCTCTACCCCCGCTTCCACGTCACGGCGGTGACCATGCGCCGTCAGCCCGTCTATCCCGCGACCATCGTGGGCCGCCCGCCGATGGAGGACGCCTACCTCATTGAAGCGTCCGAGCGCCTGTTCCTGCCCGCCGCACAGCTCATCCTCCCGGAGATCGTGGACTACCACATGCCTCCGGCGGGCGTGGCGCACAACCTCGTCTTCGTGTCCATCAAGAAGAGCTATCCGGGCCAGGCCTACAAGGTCGCCAACGGGCTGTTCGGCCTCGGTCAGATGATGTTCGCCAAGGTCATCGTTGTGGTAGACGAGGACGTGACCGTCAACGACTTCGCGGCGGTCTGGCGCGAGGTGGTGGAGAAGGCTGGGCCGGGCCGCGACACCCTGACCACGCGCGGCCCCACCGATGTGCTCGACCACTCCAGCCGGGGCTGGGGCTACGGCGGCAAGCTCATCATCGACGCGACCACCAAGCTCCCGGAGGAAGTCGGCAGCGGTGTGAGCAGCCGAGAAGAGCAGGGGCACGACCGGGCGGGGGAGAGTCTGTTCACGCCCAGCCCGGTCACCGATCTCCCTGGCTTCGACGGCGTCCTCGCCCAACGGCACACCCCCGACGGCTACTGGTATGTCGCCCTTGACAAGACCCGCCCCGGTCAGGCCCGTGAGCTGGCCGAGGCGTTCGCCGCCCACCCCGCAGCGCGGGGGGTGCGCCACCTCCTGATCGGCGACGCGCAAACCGACGTGGCGAACGAACAGGACGTGTGGTGGACTGTCCTGAACAACATCGACCCCGAACGCGACGTCTGGACCCTCCCCACGCCGGGCGGCGGCCTCTTGGCCTGGGACGGTGCCCGCAAACTTCCGGAGGAGGGCTTTGTCCGCGAGTGCCCCCCCAAGATCGAGATGACCCCGGAGGTACAGCGCCGGGTCGAGGCCCGCTGGCACCTGTACGGCCTGCCGGAAAAGTGGCGCTGA
- a CDS encoding potassium channel family protein has translation MTAPPPPPEPTADALREARLSTLHTLDRLLDRPMTVLSFVWLGLLVLDLTQGLPPGLQTLSHVIWGLFILDFLLSFALAPDKGLYLRQNWLTVLSLLLPALRILRAFRGLRALRALRLTRGTNLLRLLTSLNRGLRTLGRTLRRRGLGFVLGATGLVALAGAAGMASFEAGQPEAPGGYGEWLYWVGMLLTSLGSEYWPRTGEGRVLTFLLALYGFSVFGYITATLASFFVGDDQEREPGEGEVNNEALRREMVALREELAALRGELGNGS, from the coding sequence ATGACTGCCCCTCCCCCGCCTCCGGAGCCGACAGCCGACGCCCTGCGGGAGGCGCGGCTGAGCACGCTGCACACCCTGGACCGGCTGCTCGACCGCCCAATGACGGTGCTGAGCTTCGTCTGGCTGGGGCTGCTGGTCCTCGACCTGACGCAGGGGCTGCCGCCCGGCCTCCAGACGCTGAGCCACGTGATCTGGGGGCTGTTTATCCTCGACTTTCTGCTGTCCTTCGCGCTCGCGCCCGACAAGGGGCTGTACCTGCGGCAAAACTGGCTGACCGTGCTGAGCCTGCTGCTCCCCGCACTGCGGATTCTGCGGGCCTTCCGGGGGTTGCGGGCGCTGCGTGCTCTGCGGCTCACGCGGGGCACCAACCTGCTGCGGCTACTGACCAGCCTGAACCGGGGCCTGCGGACGCTGGGGCGCACCCTGCGTCGGCGGGGGCTGGGGTTCGTGCTGGGGGCGACCGGGCTGGTGGCGCTAGCGGGGGCAGCGGGCATGGCGTCTTTCGAGGCAGGTCAGCCCGAGGCACCGGGGGGCTACGGCGAGTGGCTGTACTGGGTGGGCATGCTGCTCACCAGCCTGGGGTCGGAATACTGGCCGCGCACGGGCGAGGGCCGGGTGCTGACCTTCCTGCTCGCGCTGTACGGCTTCTCGGTGTTCGGGTACATCACCGCGACCCTGGCGAGCTTTTTCGTGGGCGACGATCAGGAGCGCGAGCCGGGGGAGGGCGAGGTGAACAACGAGGCCCTGCGGCGCGAGATGGTGGCCCTGCGCGAGGAGCTGGCGGCGTTGCGGGGAGAACTGGGAAACGGGAGCTGA
- a CDS encoding Xaa-Pro peptidase family protein has protein sequence MTSSPLDRMRSALQGTDLDGWLLYDFQGLNPHARRVLGFPAEAHLTRRFFVWVPREGQAVLLHNHIEGGTWAGLSSGWAVDRRPFGSHAELDARLREVVAGKRVAMEYSPHGAVPYVGRVDAGTLERVRAAGAAEVVSSADLLQAFLVWSDEDLAAHRRAADVLMGAKDDAFRLIHERLRAGEAVTELDVQAVIERAIADAGMTSGHPVNVSFGANAADPHYQPEGEKNATLRSGDCVLIDLWAQEEGRPFADVTWVGYAGEPTDEYRSAWEAVRGARDAALTLLHERYAGEGWGRLQGWELDRAARDAMGAQWGPYFLHRTGHDLGLSLHGAGANLDDYETRDTRTLTPGLCVTVEPGTYPRERGFGIRTEVDVSLSPDGPQVTTQLQREPFVLGVGEWAGVRAAALGEPS, from the coding sequence ATGACCTCCTCTCCCCTCGACCGGATGCGCTCGGCCTTGCAGGGCACTGATCTCGACGGCTGGCTGCTGTACGACTTCCAGGGCCTCAATCCACATGCCCGGCGGGTGCTGGGATTCCCGGCGGAGGCACACCTCACCCGGCGCTTTTTCGTGTGGGTGCCGCGCGAGGGGCAGGCCGTGCTGCTGCACAACCACATTGAGGGGGGCACGTGGGCGGGCCTCTCGTCGGGGTGGGCCGTGGATCGGCGGCCCTTCGGCTCGCACGCGGAGCTGGACGCCCGGCTGCGCGAGGTCGTAGCCGGAAAACGGGTGGCGATGGAATACAGCCCCCACGGCGCCGTCCCCTACGTGGGCCGGGTGGACGCGGGCACGCTGGAGCGGGTGCGGGCGGCGGGCGCGGCGGAGGTGGTGAGTTCGGCCGACCTGCTGCAAGCCTTCCTGGTCTGGTCGGACGAGGACCTCGCCGCCCACCGCCGCGCCGCCGACGTGCTGATGGGAGCGAAGGACGACGCCTTCCGCCTGATTCACGAGCGGCTGCGGGCTGGGGAAGCCGTGACCGAGCTGGACGTGCAGGCCGTCATTGAACGGGCCATCGCGGACGCTGGGATGACGAGCGGCCACCCGGTCAATGTCAGCTTCGGGGCCAACGCTGCCGACCCGCACTACCAGCCGGAGGGCGAGAAAAACGCGACCCTGCGGTCCGGCGACTGCGTGCTGATCGACCTGTGGGCGCAGGAGGAAGGCCGCCCCTTCGCGGACGTGACCTGGGTGGGGTACGCGGGGGAACCCACGGACGAGTACCGCTCGGCGTGGGAAGCGGTGCGCGGTGCGCGGGACGCGGCGCTGACCCTGCTACACGAGAGGTACGCGGGGGAAGGCTGGGGCCGCCTGCAAGGGTGGGAACTCGACCGGGCCGCGCGGGACGCGATGGGTGCCCAGTGGGGACCGTACTTCCTGCACCGCACCGGGCACGACCTCGGCCTGAGCCTGCACGGGGCCGGGGCCAACCTCGACGACTACGAGACGCGCGACACCCGGACCCTCACGCCCGGCCTGTGCGTCACCGTCGAACCCGGCACCTACCCCCGCGAGCGCGGTTTCGGTATCCGCACCGAGGTGGACGTGTCCCTGTCGCCGGACGGGCCGCAGGTCACGACACAGCTTCAGCGCGAGCCGTTCGTGCTGGGCGTCGGGGAATGGGCCGGGGTGCGGGCCGCTGCCCTGGGCGAGCCGTCTTAA